One window of the Bos indicus x Bos taurus breed Angus x Brahman F1 hybrid chromosome 8, Bos_hybrid_MaternalHap_v2.0, whole genome shotgun sequence genome contains the following:
- the LOC113897905 gene encoding disintegrin and metalloproteinase domain-containing protein 20-like, protein MLSCPLFPPMARYDVSAIGVGEFLVCMKVTLLLVWLKVFLFLPGWPQVGHSQRLGPPEVVIPRRVTPTGRGMKLQGWFSYKLHFGGQRHVVHIKVKKNFLSKNFPVFTYADKGVLLQDQPFVQDDCYYSGYVEGDPESLVSLSNCFGGFQGMLQTNDIVYEIEPKRFSTAFEHLIYKLDNKDTNFSYFRCGLTDEKIAGQLKIQESINSTLMQSAYTGWWTHHYFLEVAVVIDYSRYLHHKSNASLVEKEVFLVLNGINGLMKALGLEVFFKGMEIWTEKTLITIGKIGKSLDNFCKWKQKGFDKRVPHDVVQLFIKKDFGKTRGLAFVGTVCQRQFNCGIESFLNQPIFTLSYIVTHEMGHLLGMKHDDPKRCKCGASSCILYPVVALTTKFSNCSYADYWNIGRRKSCLYNTPMSQTVMRETRCGNSVVEAGEECDCGSLKTCNTDPCCQLNCTVTAGVNCAFGLCCHNCTFSQSGTVCRQVANECDLPEWCNGTTNQCPEDVYKQDGTFCTGGGYCYKKRCNRPHEQCRQIFGIRAKNANVSCYRAVNTRGDRFGNCGITETSYIRCSMADSLCGRVQCENIQEIPLMSNHTTLHWTKFDNNTCWGTDYHFGIRIADIGAVKDGTKCGPENMCIRRRCVSLSTVAPNCSPHLCSLRGVCNNRQHCHCRSGWNPPICKKRGRGGSVDSGPPPESPTEDTFEPETEETPGPETEETPGPQTEERAYLQSEVKQPLSSELGPPVSHRKLHFLLSISRVP, encoded by the coding sequence ATGCTGTCCTGCCCTCTTTTTCCACCAATGGCTAGATATGATGTCTCCGCGATAGGTGTTGGTGAGTTCCTGGTGTGTATGAAGGTTACTCTCCTGCTTGTCTGGCTGAAAGtattcctcttccttcctggatGGCCCCAGGTTGGACACTCCCAAAGACTTGGCCCCCCAGAAGTGGTGATTCCCCGGAGGGTAACACCCACTGGCAGAGGCATGAAGCTTCAAGGCTGGTTCTCTTACAAACTGCATTTTGGGGGCCAGAGACATGTTGTTCATATAAAGGTCAAGAAGAATTTTTTGTCCAAAAACTTCCCGGTGTTCACCTACGCAGACAAGGGTGTTCTCCTGCAAGACCAACCTTTTGTCCAGGATGACTGTTATTACAGTGGTTACGTGGAGGGGGACCCAGAGTCTCTGGTTTCCCTCAGTAACTGCTTCGGGGGCTTTCAAGGAATGTTACAGACAAATGACATTGTTTATGAAATTGAACCCAAAAGGTTTTCTACTGCATTTGAGCATCTAATATATAAGCTAGACAATAAGGACACAAATTTTTCATACTTTCGATGTGggttaacagatgagaaaatagcAGGACAATTGAAGATTCAAGAAAGCATTAATTCCACTTTGATGCAAAGTGCCTATACAGGCTGGTGGACCCACCACTATTTTCTTGAAGTGGCAGTGGTCATAGATTACAGTCGATATCTTCATCATAAAAGTAATGCTTCGCTTGTGGAGAAAGAAGTGTTCCTTGTTTTAAATGGAATAAATGGCCTTATGAAAGCACTGGGTCTTGAGGTATTTTTCAAGGGAATGGAGATATGGACTGAAAAAACCCTTATTACAATAGGAAAAATTGGAAAGTCCTTGGACAACTTTTGCAAATGGAAGCAAAAGGGCTTCGATAAACGTGTGCCCCACGATGTGGTACAACTTTTTATAAAAAAGGATTTTGGTAAAACTCGTGGCTTAGCCTTTGTTGGGACAGTGTGTCAACGTCAATTTAACTGTGGAATTGAGAGTTTCCTCAATCAACCAATTTTTACTTTATCATATATTGTGACTCATGAGATGGGTCATCTTTTGGGTATGAAACATGATGATCCCAAAAGATGTAAATGTGGAGCATCAAGTTGCATATTGTATCCAGTTGTAGCATTAACAACTAAATTCAGCAACTGCAGCTATGCTGATTATTGGAACATTGGTCGTAGAAAATCCTGTTTGTACAATACACCAATGTCACAGACAGTCATGAGGGAGACACGCTGTGGAAACAGTGTGGTTGAAGCAGGAGAAGAGTGTGACTGTGGATCCTTAAAGACGTGTAACACTGATCCCTGTTGTCAGTTAAACTGCACTGTGACAGCTGGTGTCAACTGTGCTTTTGGGCTTTGTTGCCATAACTGCACGTTCAGCCAATCAGGCACCGTGTGTAGGCAAGTAGCAAATGAATGTGATCTTCCAGAGTGGTGCAATGGGACAACCAATCAGTGTCCAGAAGATGTGTACAAGCAGGATGGGACCTTCTGCACAGGTGGTGGGTACTGCTATAAAAAGAGATGCAATCGCCCCCATGAACAGTGTAGGCAAATATTTGGCATAAGGGCCAAGAATGCAAATGTGAGTTGCTACAGGGCAGTGAATACCCGAGGTGACCGTTTTGGTAACTGTGGTATCACAGAAACCTCATACATAAGATGCAGCATGGCAGACAGCCTGTGTGGGAGGGTTCAGTGTGAGAACATCCAAGAAATTCCTCTAATGAGCAATCATACTACTCTGCATTGGACTAAATTCGATAATAACACTTGCTGGGGTACAGACTACCACTTCGGGATAAGAATAGCTGATATTGGTGCAGTGAAAGATGGTACAAAGTGTGGTCCCGAAAACATGTGCATCAGAAGGAGGTGTGTCTCTTTGTCCACTGTAGCACCTAACTGCTCACCTCATCTCTGCTCTTTGAGGGGAGTCTGCAACAACAGACAGCACTGCCACTGCAGGTCTGGGTGGAATCCTCCCATTTGCAAGAAAAGAGGCCGAGGAGGCAGTGTGGACAGTGGCCCACCCCCTGAGTCCCCAACAGAAGACACCTTTGAGCCCGAAACAGAAGAAACCCCTGGGCCCGAAACAGAAGAAACCCCTGGGCCCCAAACAGAAGAAAGG